GTTGTAACAACTCTGAACATCTCTCGGCGATGGCTGTTGGTGCCTCTGCCAAATGATTTGGAGCAGGCTGGCAGACGTGGGAGTCTCACCATCCACATCTAAAACACTCTCCGCACTGGGGATTTCCCCAGGCGCATGCGGAGACTGCAGGTTCCTTCTTCCCTCTCGTATTCCCTTATATATCCTGGGCAACAAAAGCCACGGTTGAAGCAATGCCCGCGCTGCTGGCAGCCTGGCTCTTCCGCGTCCTGCTTCGGACGGTTTCTGTGCAGCGGCTCCTCACCGGCTTGGGAGAAGGACAGGCATCCTCCACCGTGCTCTTGGGGGGTTCAGGTGACACAAAAGGATGGTAACGGGCCCTTTCTCGCCCCCCTCCCCAGAGGCTCAGATCACCATGATGCAGCAGCGCATTGACCGCTTGGCTCTGCTCAACGAGAAGCAAGCCGCAGACCAGCTGGAGCCCAAAGAAAtggaggagctgagggagaagaaCGAGAGGTAATCCTCTGGGGACGTCCACTCCTCCTGCTCGGCTGGTCCTTGTCACTCCCACGGTCCCGGGCTCCATGTTGTCTGTCTCTTCCCCAGCAACGAACAAAACAGGGGTGAGGGAAAACCTTCCTGTTGTTCTCTACCACCTCGTCTGCAGCTGCACCCAGGAGGAGATGGCTTTGGCAGTCATAAAATCagagaagggtttgggttggaagggacctttaaaggtcacccagtccaaccccctgccgtgggcagggacatcttccaccagatcagggtgctcagagccccgtccaacctgacctggaatgttcccagggatggggcatctaccacctctctgggcaacctgtgccagtgcctcaccaccctcagtgtaaaacatttcttccttatatctagtctgaatctcccctcttttagtttaaaaccatccccccttgtcctgtcgcaacaggccctgctaaaaagtccgtccccatctttcttataagcactggaaggccgcaataaggtctccccgaagccttctcttctccaggctgaaggaccccaactctctcagcctttcctcctggcagagctgttccacccccctgaccatttccgtggcctcctctggacccgctcccacaggtccctgtctgtcctgtgctggggacccccgagctggacgcagcactgcagggggggtctccccagagcagagcagaggggcaggatcccccccctcgccctgctgcccacgctgctggtgatgcagcccggGATGCGGTTGTGGCAGCCGTGGTTGGGGCGATTACAGCCCGGAGCCCTTTTTTTATCGCAGCGGGCAGGGAGCCAGTCCCAAACCAGGCAGCGTGTTCCGACAGCCCGCTCCTTACTGGGAACCGTCCCTGTTGTGGGAAGAGGCTGTGCTGCCTGCCTGGGTCCTGCCTGCCTCCGGAAGAGCCTGCGTGGCCTTCCCAGCTCTGGGATAGGCTCTGTGTTCCTGAAAGCTAAAGCTAAAGCTCCCGATGCCAGCCCCGTCCCCAGCTGCTAGCCCTCCAGTTTGAGCCAATTTGATCGGATCTGAACTGGGCTGCGTCACGCACTTGAATTCTGTCGCCTGCCGCGCTGCGTCCCGGTCTTTGCCCCGTCCCTGTGCAGCGACGTGTTTACTTGGGCAGGACGCCCAGCCGCCGCTGGCAGGGGCCGtgcctttcttctcccttcctcacGCACTTCACTTGGCACGGGGGGGCTGGAGTCCTgcagctgcccctgccctccGTTCGGAGCCGTCGGGCTTATGCAAAGCTTGTGTCCGCTCCGCTTTGCGACGTTTTGGGACCCAGTTTAGAGGTGAATTTACGGTAGTTTCTCACCACGGCCCAGAGGTACCTCGGTACCTCAGTTTCCTCAGCGATATCCAGCAGCATCGGTCCCCAGCCGTGTCCTCGCCTGCCGTGGGCTTGCAGCCCCTGCTTTAACGACCTCCTCTCCCGCAGCCTGATGGTGCGCTTGCACGAGGCCCTCAAGCAGTGCCAGGACCTGAAGACTGAAAAAGGCCAGATGGACCGAAAAATCAACCAGCTCTCCGAGGAGAACGGGGATCTTTCCTTCAAGGTACAGGGAGCTGCGTCCTCTCCGTGTCCCCGCAGCCCAGTCGTTTGTGGGGGGACCCCGTGGGGAGGATTTGATGGCAGTGCCGGACGCTGGGCTGCCTCGTGTGACCTTGACCCAGTGACCGAGCCTGCTTTGGGCTCCAGATCCTGATCCGAAGGGGAACTGTGCTGGGGGAAACAGGGGCTGGGTGGAGCTGCCTGCATGTGGTGCTGCGGGTGCAGGGCGCGAGCACCCAGGACCTGGGGTGTCCGTGGATGCTGCGGGTGCAGGGCGTGAGCACCCAGGACCTGGGGTGTCCATGGATGCCGTGCATGCAGGGTGTGAGCACCCAGGACCTGGGGTGTCCATGGATGTTGCGGGTGCAGGGCGTGAGCACCCAGGACCTGGGGTGTCCGTGGATGCTGCGGGTGCAGGGTGTGAGCACCCAGGACCAGGGATGTCCATGGATGCTGCGGGTGCAGGGCGTGAGCACCCAGGACCTGGGGTGTCCGTGGATGCTGCGGGTGAAGGATGTGAGCACCCAGGACCTGGGGTGTCCGTGGATGCTGCGGGTGAAGGATGTGAGCACCCAGGACCTGGGGTGTCCGTGGATGCTGCAGGTGCAGGGCGCGAGCACCCAGGACCTGGGGTGTCCGTGGATGCTGCGGGTGCAGGGCGCGAGCACCCAGGACCTGGGGTGTCCATGGATGTTGCGGGTGCAGGGCGTGAGCACCCAGGACCTGGGGTGTCCATGGATGTTGCGGGTGCAGGGCGTGAGCACCCAGGACCTGGGGTGTCCATGGATGCTGCGGGTGCAGGGCGTGAGCACCCAGGACCTGGGGTGTCCATGGATGTTGCGGGTGCAGGGCGTGAGCACCCAGGACCTGGGGTGTCCGTGGATGCTGCGGGTGCAGGGCGCGAGCACCCAGGACCTGGGGTGTCCATGGATGTTGCGGGTGCAGGGCGTGAGCACCCAGGACCTGGAATGTCCGTGGATGCTGCGGGTGCAGGGCGTGAGCACCCAGGACCTGGGGTGTCCATGGATGCTGCGGGTGCAGGGTGTGAGCACCCAGGACGGGGGGTGTCCGTGGGTGCTGCAGTGCTCGGCGCTCAGgagagcagagctgagcagaCCCTGGGCGGCGTGGGCGCGCTCTGACCCTCCTCTGGGACGGGGGGTTCCCTTCGCAGCTGCGGGAGATCGCCAGCCACTTGGTTCAGCTGCAGGACGCCCTGAACGAGCTCTCGGAGGAGCACAACGCGGCCCTGGCGCAGTCGCAGGAAAAGCAGGGGCAGCTGGAGAGCGAGCTGCGTGCTGCCCTGCAGGAGAAGGTGAGGGGGCCCCGGGGTCCCGCCTGGGCGGTGGGTGCCCCCTGCTCCGcggtgcccgcagcccccccggagTGGGCGGGAGCCTCCTGCCTTTCCGTGCCGGCGCACGGGGAGAGGCCGTGCAACAGCCGGCTGCCGCGGGGAGCCTCTCCCTGCTCCCGGGAAGGGTTCCCGGCGGTGGGACGGGCCCCTGTCCTCGCAGCGAGGAGAGCAGCCCTGAGCTTGCCGAGACAAAGCTGCCGGGAAGCGGGGTGTCGATTAACGCTGGGCGACCGCTCCTCTCCTTGCTTGGTTCCCTCCCGTGCTCAGtcccacgtccctgtccccagaaATGCTCGGAGGAGAAGATCGAGATCCTCCAGGGGAAGATTTCTCTGCTGGAGGACCAGCTGGCCAGGCTGGGGGACTGCAGcgcccaggagaagggggaggtcATGGGGGACGTCCTGAAGGTACGGCCGGGCCTCGGGAGAGCCTCTGGCTCCCGCAGCGAGGGCAGGCGGCGCTCGGGTGGGAAACTCCTCTAGCTGGGGAGAGCGGCGGGCGCTGGGGGGTGCACGGCAGAGCCGTCTGGGGCAGAGCCGGCTGCTCTCCGCTGTCGGATGGGGGTTGTGGGGCTGAGCACCCTTTTGTGCCGAATTTGGGAATACCGCTCCCGGGGAGCTGGTGGCTCCCCCGGCCTCCTGTAGCACGGGTGGGTTGCGGAGGGAGCGGCTCCTGCACGGTGAGAAAAGGCGTTTGGTCCGAGAGAGCAGAGCGGCACAAGGCCAAGGGGAAAGCGGGATGTGCTGGGGCGCACCGCGGTGccgggagggcaggcaggcaccGGGATGCGGCACGTGGGTCTCCGGTGAAGGTGTTGGGTGCAGCTGGAGTAACACCTAGGGGTGTGTGTTctgtttccccccctcctcttctctctgccagctgGAAGAGGTGAAGCAGGAGGTGTCCAGCCTCGCCGCGAAAGGGGCCGAGCTCCAGGCCACCGTCCTgcggctggaggaggagaagcagctgcgGGAGGCAGCCCTGCAGTCCGAACGCGGCCGCTtcgaggaggagaagcagcagctgggcgGCCTCGTCGCCAGCCTCCAGAGCTCCCTCTCCGAGAGCCAccgggccagggagaggctggagCAGGACCTGCGGGCGCGGGAGGCCGGCGAGCCCCAGGGCACCCCGCTGCGGAGCCGGGAGGCCGAGGCAGAGGCAAGGTGCGAGGGGGAGGCCGAGCGGCTGGCTGCCCTCGACGCCCAGCACGAGAAGACCCTGCGGGAGAGGgactctgccctgcagcagctgcagcacctgcGGGAGGCCAACGCGTCCCTGAGCAGCCAGCTGCAGGCCATGGCGCAGGCCCAGGGTGCCAGCCAGGCCGCCTCGGCGGCGGAGAAGGCTGAGCTGAGCCGCAAGGTCGGCGAGCTGGAAGCCAGGATCCTCGAGCTCGGTGCCCAGCGGCAGCAGGGAGCGGCGGAGGGGCTGAAAGCCCAGCTGCGGGAGCTGGAGGGCAGGCTGAAGGAGAGCCAGCAGAAGCTGGCCGAGAGGGAGAGGCTGGCCCGGGAGAATGCCTGCCTGCAGGAGCGGCTGCTTTTCCTGGAGGAATCCCTGCGGAACACCGAGGGCATCCTGGAGGACGAGAAGAGGCGAGCGGCCGAGAGCCTGGAGGGCAGCCTGGCCAGGATCGCCGAGCTGGAGGCGGAGAGGCAGCAGTTGGCGCAGGGCCGGGACCCGGCTCCGCAGCAGCGGGGCGAGGAGCCGGCCAAGCGCCGGGTGCTGGAGGAGAGCCGGGAGAAGCCGACGGGAGCCTCccgaggggaggaaggagagcgcGGGCGGCTGGAGGAGGAGATGCGGGCGCTGCGccaggagcacagccaggcctGCCAGCGGCTGCAGGCCGAGCAGGAGAAGGCGGCCGCGCTGGAGGCCCGGGCGGAGCGCCTGGCCACCGAGCACCAGGAGAGGCTGGCCGCCCTCCAGGCCGACCTGTCCAGCGCCCGGGCGCGGGCGAAGGAGAAGGAGGGCGAGGAGCAGAAGCTGAGGGCCGAGGTCTCCTCCCTGCGGGAGAAGATGGCCATTGCGGAGCAAGCCGCAGCCCAGCGCGCGGCCGGGCTGGAGGCGGATGCCCGGAGAGCCGCCGAGGCACTGGAGGGGGtgtcccagcagctctcccaggaGAAGCTCAAATCCCAGGAGCTGGAAGCTGCCGTGGAGCGGCTGCGGAGTGCGGAGGCTGAGCTCTCCCGGGAGGCCGCCGCCGGCAGGCAGCGTGagctggaggtggaggtggaggtgaaGAAGCTGTCCGGGGAGGTGACCCTGCTGGGCACCAGGCTGGAGGAGACGCTGCGGGAGCACCGGCGGGACCTGGCAcgccaggaggaggaagccgaACGCTTGCGGCAGGAGGTGGAACGGGCCAAGGCGGAGTGCGCCGCCGAGCGAGCCCGCAAGGCAGAGCTGGAGGCGCAGCTGCAAAACTCCCTCAACGAGCAGAGGGTGGAGCGGTCGGTGCACCGGGAGGAGCTGGCCCGGTCCCGGGGGctggtggaggagaaggaaggggagctggaggagctccGCCGGAAAAACGTCTCGCGGGGCGAGGAGCTGAGGGAGCTGCAGAAGACGGTCAGCAAGCTGAAAGGAGAGCTCGCCTCGGCGGAGGCAGCCAAGGAGCGGGCGCCCAAGGTGGACAACGAGCTGCAGGGCTTCTCGGAGACCGCCCGGAGCAGGGATGCGGAGGggcacagcatcaaggccacCTGCTCGAAGGAGATGTCCCTCAAAAGCTTGGAGGAGAAGACCCGTCACAGGGAGCAGGAATCCGGCTCGAGCCAAGACCTTTAccaggagaagctgaaggagacCCAGGCGCTTCGTTTGCAagtggaggagctggagcagaagtgcagggagcagcaggaggctaTGGCCGCCCTCGAGCGAGCGGCGGCCGAGGCGGCGATAGCGGAGCAAGCGGAGCTGGAGGCCTCGAGGAGGGAAGCGGCCCAGCAGAAGGAGAAGGCGGCagagctgcagaagctgctggaggCCTCGAGGTCGGCGCAGGCTCTGCACGACGGCACCATGGAGGCCCTGCggaaggagctgcaggagaagggCAGGGAGCTGATCCAGAGCAAAACCGCCATCGCTGCTGTCGAGAAGGAGCTGGCGTCCCTCCGCTCCGTGGTGCAGGAGAAGGGCCGGTCGGAGGAGAGCTGGAAGGAGCAAGTGTCCCAGTGCATCCAGGAGATGGAGAGGAAGAACAGCCTGATCGGCAGCCTGGAGCACGAGGTCTCCATCCTCCATCGGCAGGTGacggagaaggagggggagagcaaGGAGCTGAAGCGCCTGATCGTTGCCGAGTCGGAGAAGAGCAAGAAGCTGGAGGAGAGGCTGCGGGTGCTGCAGACGGAGATGgccaccgccgcctcccgggCGGCCGAGAGGTGCTCGCTGATGAAGGTGGAGGTGCAGCGGTGCCAGGAGGAGATGGAGAAGCAGCGGTTGGCCATCGAGGCCCTGAAGAGGGACCGCCACTGCCAGAGCGAGCGGGAGGACGAGCTGCGTCAGGAGGTGAAGGTCTGCCAGGACAAGTGCCTCCAGAAGGAGCAGCTCCTCGCCACCCTGCAGCAGGAGCTCGGCAGCGCCCAGGCGCTCGCCGGGGAGCTGCCGGCGCTGAAGCACCTTTGCCAGCAGCTGCAGGCCGAGCGCGCCTCCCTGGAGA
This genomic interval from Calonectris borealis chromosome 1, bCalBor7.hap1.2, whole genome shotgun sequence contains the following:
- the NUMA1 gene encoding nuclear mitotic apparatus protein 1 isoform X1 codes for the protein MPLHGARAAALLAWVNSTKVCTHPLDDLSQLQDCSVFIGIINQIHRSEEGESVLEQPLPERISFICGFLQKHCKHKSAAENLVSAQKLLEGEELALAKVAVLLLYHTSMGCKSPGDWNEFDYETQVELASILKFVLDNEESLNENLETFLQRKAPLSSSSASSSSSEEHSPLLSLPYKREVRFLELQKIASSSSSGANNMLSGPPSSPMGDVMQTPQFQLRRLKKQLAVERENRDELEVELAENRKLITEKEAQITMMQQRIDRLALLNEKQAADQLEPKEMEELREKNESLMVRLHEALKQCQDLKTEKGQMDRKINQLSEENGDLSFKLREIASHLVQLQDALNELSEEHNAALAQSQEKQGQLESELRAALQEKKCSEEKIEILQGKISLLEDQLARLGDCSAQEKGEVMGDVLKLEEVKQEVSSLAAKGAELQATVLRLEEEKQLREAALQSERGRFEEEKQQLGGLVASLQSSLSESHRARERLEQDLRAREAGEPQGTPLRSREAEAEARCEGEAERLAALDAQHEKTLRERDSALQQLQHLREANASLSSQLQAMAQAQGASQAASAAEKAELSRKVGELEARILELGAQRQQGAAEGLKAQLRELEGRLKESQQKLAERERLARENACLQERLLFLEESLRNTEGILEDEKRRAAESLEGSLARIAELEAERQQLAQGRDPAPQQRGEEPAKRRVLEESREKPTGASRGEEGERGRLEEEMRALRQEHSQACQRLQAEQEKAAALEARAERLATEHQERLAALQADLSSARARAKEKEGEEQKLRAEVSSLREKMAIAEQAAAQRAAGLEADARRAAEALEGVSQQLSQEKLKSQELEAAVERLRSAEAELSREAAAGRQRELEVEVEVKKLSGEVTLLGTRLEETLREHRRDLARQEEEAERLRQEVERAKAECAAERARKAELEAQLQNSLNEQRVERSVHREELARSRGLVEEKEGELEELRRKNVSRGEELRELQKTVSKLKGELASAEAAKERAPKVDNELQGFSETARSRDAEGHSIKATCSKEMSLKSLEEKTRHREQESGSSQDLYQEKLKETQALRLQVEELEQKCREQQEAMAALERAAAEAAIAEQAELEASRREAAQQKEKAAELQKLLEASRSAQALHDGTMEALRKELQEKGRELIQSKTAIAAVEKELASLRSVVQEKGRSEESWKEQVSQCIQEMERKNSLIGSLEHEVSILHRQVTEKEGESKELKRLIVAESEKSKKLEERLRVLQTEMATAASRAAERCSLMKVEVQRCQEEMEKQRLAIEALKRDRHCQSEREDELRQEVKVCQDKCLQKEQLLATLQQELGSAQALAGELPALKHLCQQLQAERASLESQHRQDLEQRAKALAALQAELARAKLEAAEVPSLRERSAEQDRAVQRLQAEAAEQAARLAGLQQANARLAEENRGLGESRSRGQQRLEAELGQARERHARELERLRSASEELVASSRQEAEEAARKLEAMSNEYESSKAAALEERRKLLEERQRLAAQVEQLEVFRKEQAKQVEELNKKLTQHEKATRTQQQRVKVLEGELQAEATRQQEKVAELQAQLAQKEQAAEHYKGQMEKAKTHYDAKKQQNQDLAEKLKAMEQLQKENAELRSESERLAKELQQSVLQAKESELSCRNLTSQVRSLEAQVEFADRQLRELGKFQVATDTLKGRETFRQNPADLSADSLDLSLDEAQPLNSTRKAGRSQSEASAVPPGSEESLASQRLPRKVESLESLYFTPIPSRTRSQLESSAGSLGDLSLDSGCKTRSARRRTTINITMTKKQAKTEEPDSADVSFCSIPPAQPPNAAPGKGRLRSAASTRSLASFPSQESLVKLETSSPQETPGNSALLALPGYRPVTRSSLRRLQGGSSSSLGRSSIYLGTCQDEPEQLDDWNRIAELQQRNRACPPHLKTCYPLESRPSNSLGTITDEEMKTGDPKETLRRASMQPSQIAAGTAARRSTLGTAWAGGITTRQQRKRLSDESHQGPDTPESKKPTSCFPRPQTPRDRGERRSSQVSRRSEQQAPGKQAERRQSMAFSILNTPKKLGNSLLRRAAGRKTTPKNSPRGSTRRSPRIATAKSPKGKASRRSLKDTKF
- the NUMA1 gene encoding nuclear mitotic apparatus protein 1 isoform X2, with protein sequence MPLHGARAAALLAWVNSTKVCTHPLDDLSQLQDCSVFIGIINQIHRSEEGESVLEQPLPERISFICGFLQKHCKHKSAAENLVSAQKLLEGEELALAKVAVLLLYHTSMGCKSPGDWNEFDYETQVELASILKFVLDNEESLNENLETFLQRKAPLSSSSASSSSSEEHSPLLSLPYKREVRFLELQKIASSSSSGANNMLSGPPSSPMGDVMQTPQFQLRRLKKQLAVERENRDELEVELAENRKLITEKEAQITMMQQRIDRLALLNEKQAADQLEPKEMEELREKNESLMVRLHEALKQCQDLKTEKGQMDRKINQLSEENGDLSFKLREIASHLVQLQDALNELSEEHNAALAQSQEKQGQLESELRAALQEKLEEVKQEVSSLAAKGAELQATVLRLEEEKQLREAALQSERGRFEEEKQQLGGLVASLQSSLSESHRARERLEQDLRAREAGEPQGTPLRSREAEAEARCEGEAERLAALDAQHEKTLRERDSALQQLQHLREANASLSSQLQAMAQAQGASQAASAAEKAELSRKVGELEARILELGAQRQQGAAEGLKAQLRELEGRLKESQQKLAERERLARENACLQERLLFLEESLRNTEGILEDEKRRAAESLEGSLARIAELEAERQQLAQGRDPAPQQRGEEPAKRRVLEESREKPTGASRGEEGERGRLEEEMRALRQEHSQACQRLQAEQEKAAALEARAERLATEHQERLAALQADLSSARARAKEKEGEEQKLRAEVSSLREKMAIAEQAAAQRAAGLEADARRAAEALEGVSQQLSQEKLKSQELEAAVERLRSAEAELSREAAAGRQRELEVEVEVKKLSGEVTLLGTRLEETLREHRRDLARQEEEAERLRQEVERAKAECAAERARKAELEAQLQNSLNEQRVERSVHREELARSRGLVEEKEGELEELRRKNVSRGEELRELQKTVSKLKGELASAEAAKERAPKVDNELQGFSETARSRDAEGHSIKATCSKEMSLKSLEEKTRHREQESGSSQDLYQEKLKETQALRLQVEELEQKCREQQEAMAALERAAAEAAIAEQAELEASRREAAQQKEKAAELQKLLEASRSAQALHDGTMEALRKELQEKGRELIQSKTAIAAVEKELASLRSVVQEKGRSEESWKEQVSQCIQEMERKNSLIGSLEHEVSILHRQVTEKEGESKELKRLIVAESEKSKKLEERLRVLQTEMATAASRAAERCSLMKVEVQRCQEEMEKQRLAIEALKRDRHCQSEREDELRQEVKVCQDKCLQKEQLLATLQQELGSAQALAGELPALKHLCQQLQAERASLESQHRQDLEQRAKALAALQAELARAKLEAAEVPSLRERSAEQDRAVQRLQAEAAEQAARLAGLQQANARLAEENRGLGESRSRGQQRLEAELGQARERHARELERLRSASEELVASSRQEAEEAARKLEAMSNEYESSKAAALEERRKLLEERQRLAAQVEQLEVFRKEQAKQVEELNKKLTQHEKATRTQQQRVKVLEGELQAEATRQQEKVAELQAQLAQKEQAAEHYKGQMEKAKTHYDAKKQQNQDLAEKLKAMEQLQKENAELRSESERLAKELQQSVLQAKESELSCRNLTSQVRSLEAQVEFADRQLRELGKFQVATDTLKGRETFRQNPADLSADSLDLSLDEAQPLNSTRKAGRSQSEASAVPPGSEESLASQRLPRKVESLESLYFTPIPSRTRSQLESSAGSLGDLSLDSGCKTRSARRRTTINITMTKKQAKTEEPDSADVSFCSIPPAQPPNAAPGKGRLRSAASTRSLASFPSQESLVKLETSSPQETPGNSALLALPGYRPVTRSSLRRLQGGSSSSLGRSSIYLGTCQDEPEQLDDWNRIAELQQRNRACPPHLKTCYPLESRPSNSLGTITDEEMKTGDPKETLRRASMQPSQIAAGTAARRSTLGTAWAGGITTRQQRKRLSDESHQGPDTPESKKPTSCFPRPQTPRDRGERRSSQVSRRSEQQAPGKQAERRQSMAFSILNTPKKLGNSLLRRAAGRKTTPKNSPRGSTRRSPRIATAKSPKGKASRRSLKDTKF